The following proteins are encoded in a genomic region of Thermococcus henrietii:
- a CDS encoding DUF998 domain-containing protein translates to MDIGKLKWSGFAGGLVYWLFVAWSVSRNPWFSFWRNALSDLGGARATSPWIYNAGLVVTSFFVLAFAVYLISTALNKAQTVGGAYISVSAIFLALIGIFHEGTKPHVFVSTYFFVQFFLGTLIYGLGLRRNVRVASLVLFALAVIGTLFKWPSTALLETYEIILVMAFTLVVALSGGGER, encoded by the coding sequence ATGGACATCGGAAAGCTTAAGTGGTCAGGTTTTGCGGGCGGTCTTGTCTACTGGCTCTTCGTTGCCTGGAGCGTAAGCCGAAACCCCTGGTTCTCCTTCTGGAGGAACGCGCTGAGCGACCTTGGCGGAGCCAGAGCGACTTCCCCCTGGATTTACAACGCCGGCCTGGTGGTTACCTCGTTCTTCGTGCTGGCCTTCGCGGTCTATCTAATCTCAACGGCACTCAACAAAGCCCAGACCGTTGGAGGAGCCTACATAAGCGTCTCGGCCATCTTCCTGGCCCTGATAGGGATATTCCACGAGGGAACGAAGCCCCACGTCTTCGTCTCGACGTACTTCTTCGTCCAGTTCTTCCTGGGGACTTTGATTTACGGCCTCGGCTTGAGGAGAAACGTTAGGGTCGCCTCGCTCGTTCTCTTTGCCCTCGCCGTAATCGGAACCCTTTTCAAGTGGCCCTCAACGGCCCTCTTGGAGACCTATGAAATTATCCTCGTCATGGCCTTCACCCTCGTCGTCGCGCTTTCTGGAGGTGGTGAAAGGTGA
- a CDS encoding proton-conducting transporter transmembrane domain-containing protein has protein sequence MQVGLVPVIPLGFAFFLPFVAFMTGRKRGIVIAYSLTALTVTFLAGIWLFDRAYSSNEPLVYAFGNWIAPIGIVFEVDKLSATLVLTATFGFLLAGIYSAKFIRTHGLEFYYTFLLGLEAGTLGAFMTGDAFNTFVMLEVIGASAYAIVGFYRNRSEAVEGAFKYGISGAVATSLYFLALGFIYASFGTLNMADLSAKFHGVSFPVTTKLFGDPTLALAIFFALTLAMVIVKSAIFPGHYWLPSAYSGAPIPVGAILSSFVEVVGIYLLARYTYTLFHGLPFWRILSLVFLVLGTATAFLGSIMMLVQKNVKRLIAYSTILHMGYLFMTLGVGTQLALMAIDFHIVNHAIAKTLLFFTVGAFIYRRRAVKVEDLAGVGREMPVTTFLFGLATLSLVGVPPLNVFFSKMLIFNALLQVSPLVASVVIITSAIAAWAYFQLFITLWRGKPVEGHHHEHGEYGEPERHEVPLFVVINLVLGILVVAFGIFAPVIIDRFFHPASVQAMDWGGYVDAVKKLAEATFSALG, from the coding sequence ATGCAGGTCGGACTCGTTCCGGTAATTCCGCTCGGCTTCGCCTTCTTTCTGCCCTTCGTGGCCTTCATGACCGGCAGAAAGAGGGGAATTGTAATAGCCTACTCTCTCACCGCCCTCACCGTTACGTTCCTCGCTGGAATCTGGCTGTTCGATAGGGCCTATTCGAGCAACGAGCCCCTCGTCTACGCCTTCGGTAACTGGATAGCTCCGATAGGCATAGTTTTCGAGGTGGACAAGCTCTCGGCGACGCTCGTTTTAACGGCCACATTCGGCTTCCTCCTCGCTGGAATCTACTCCGCCAAGTTCATAAGGACGCACGGCCTCGAGTTCTACTACACCTTCCTCCTCGGGCTTGAGGCAGGAACGCTCGGAGCCTTCATGACGGGGGATGCCTTCAACACCTTCGTCATGCTCGAGGTCATCGGCGCGAGCGCCTACGCGATAGTCGGCTTCTACCGCAACAGGAGCGAGGCCGTTGAAGGGGCCTTCAAGTACGGAATAAGCGGTGCAGTAGCGACGAGCCTCTACTTCCTCGCCCTCGGCTTCATCTACGCCTCCTTTGGAACCCTCAACATGGCTGACCTAAGCGCCAAGTTCCACGGGGTTTCCTTCCCGGTAACGACGAAGCTCTTCGGCGACCCGACGCTCGCTTTGGCCATCTTCTTCGCGCTAACTTTAGCGATGGTAATAGTCAAGAGCGCAATCTTCCCCGGCCACTACTGGCTTCCGAGCGCCTACTCCGGTGCACCGATTCCAGTTGGAGCGATACTCAGCAGTTTCGTCGAGGTCGTTGGAATATACCTGCTCGCGCGCTACACCTACACGCTCTTCCACGGGCTTCCCTTCTGGAGAATCCTCTCGCTCGTCTTCCTCGTCCTCGGAACAGCAACAGCGTTCCTCGGCTCGATTATGATGCTCGTCCAGAAGAACGTCAAGAGGCTGATTGCCTATTCCACGATACTCCACATGGGCTACCTCTTCATGACCCTCGGCGTCGGAACCCAGCTCGCGCTGATGGCAATCGACTTCCACATCGTCAACCACGCGATAGCGAAGACGCTCCTGTTCTTCACGGTTGGAGCCTTCATCTACCGCAGGAGAGCGGTGAAGGTCGAAGACCTTGCCGGAGTCGGCAGGGAGATGCCGGTAACGACGTTCCTCTTCGGCCTGGCGACGCTCAGCCTCGTCGGCGTTCCCCCGCTTAACGTCTTCTTCAGCAAGATGCTGATTTTCAACGCCCTCCTCCAGGTGAGCCCGCTCGTGGCTTCCGTTGTGATAATCACGAGCGCGATAGCTGCGTGGGCCTACTTCCAGCTCTTCATAACCCTCTGGCGCGGAAAGCCGGTTGAGGGACATCACCATGAGCACGGAGAATATGGAGAACCGGAGAGGCACGAGGTTCCGCTTTTCGTAGTAATTAACTTGGTCCTCGGAATCCTCGTGGTTGCGTTTGGCATTTTTGCCCCGGTGATAATCGACAGGTTCTTCCACCCAGCTTCCGTTCAGGCGATGGACTGGGGGGGTTACGTTGACGCTGTGAAGAAACTGGCGGAGGCTACTTTCTCCGCCCTCGGCTAA